The region GGGAATTatataaagtttgaaaaaattgcaCAACTTACCTTAAGTAAGGTTTACCTGAACGTTCTTCATTTAGGCACTGCTGGCTTTAGACTAGGAAGTCTACATCACGCTGGTTTGGTGTGTATTAGTTTTGCATGTCGAGTGTGAAGACTGAAAAGAAATCACATGTTAGAATTTTTACGAGGAAACctataattttatattataactaGAAATATCAGACCGCCCTAGAATAGTATCTTCAATGGTATTCAGTTTCAACCATAAACTAAATAATATCTAAATCATCATAATGAACAAGTAAAtaaagaagtttgaaaaaattgtcgTCTTGAATAGTATCTTCAATTGTATTCAGTTTCAACCATAAactaaataatatataaatcatCTCAATAATCCTGATTTACCTTATGCCAAGGGATGCTCAGGTGGGTACAGAGTTGCAGCCGCTTTCCAGAATGCGTGCCTTCTACGACCATAGCAAGGTATCATACGTCTGAATATAAAATCAGCTAGATAATCAGAAAGTTCTTCCTGCCTGAATCCAGCCGATGAGACGTGCCGACGTACTTCGACCCAGAGCCTTTGAATGGTCTGCGTGTGGGCACCAGTTCGAGGATTGACGAAATTTTTAGAGCGGTTCACCGTGAGATGTCTATAACCAAAGTCCTCCAGAGAATCATACCCTTTCCAACAATCAGTCATAATTGTTGTGCCGGGGAGAACATAACGTTTTACGATACCGATTAAAGTTTCGGGGGTACGATTCTCCACAGGTACGAAGAATGCCTTACATTCACCTCGAACCCCTCTTTCAATTCCACCACATACCCACTGCTCAGTCAACACACTTTCTCGATTGTCTATCCTTCTTTCCAACGTTGTTTCATCTATCTCGACGATTTTCCCAACGCCCCCGATGCACTGAGAATGCCGCTCGACATAATCTGCCACAACTTTACGacaaaaggaaaaccaatcaaGGACAGTAGGTGAACTGAGCTTCAACTCAAACATAGCTTCTTCCATTAAATCTTCATGATTTGATAGAAATATGTTGACCAGGAAACATATTTTTTCCAAATCGAGATGCATATGGCCGCAAAATGTGCCACTAAACACACTACGTGAAGTATCGCAATTCGCACGACCTCTTCTAGGCACAAGAATCACTTTACTGCATATAAACTGATTTCTATCGAAGTCCGCAGACACTCTCGACCCACATTTTTCGCATAAAGCATGGCATGACAAAACCCCATGTGCTATAAGGAATTGCCGCGCTTCAACTTCATTCGAAATCTTCTGGTTAAACTCAATGTTCGTGAAGGAACACCCTCTGCAGACATTATATCCACAACTCTGTACTACTGGCTGGAGATCAACCATGATTATCTTGTAATCTGCAAATGAAAAACCCCCAATATATATTCGAGCGAACATTTCCGAAAGAACAGCATATTATGATAAATATTTAGTGTAAGTTACTTACATTTCAAATTGGTTCACAAACACGAACGATAGTAATATATTTGCTCGGTTAAATGAAAAATGGTAGGAAGTAAGCAAATATGAGAATAAGTCGCCGactttcaattgaaattctAGTTTTTCGCCTTCGTTTCCATAgaatttttgtcatttttttgaatagcgCCAACTTAGAGGAAAAGAGAATAAAAATACCGATATTTATACTGGTTCCAAAAAAGTAAATTAGCAAGATgactttaataataaaattaaaaaaaaactatgaacCATGATATAAACCAAGAAAGTTGtctataaaatatataattattcaaaattcttCAACTTACAATATAGTCACTGTTGAGAACGATGCCCAATTGCTCACGATGAACAAATTAAAAGAAATGAGAACTAAGCAACCAAGGCACCAAGTCAGAAGACTTGGAATAGGGTTAACTGCGCCACAGATAACGGTTTATTAAGCATGTATCAAGGTTTCAGTTTCTTTGGCAAAATAGTCTTAccgaaaaaattaagaatatttttaAGGTTGTTTTAGAAGAAATATTCGAGACATTTTAATATCATAATGTGCCATTGGTATTCacaaatttatatttaattcatgcttgaattttttatcctGAGAATCAAGGTGGTAGAcgcatagaaatataatataaatatttctatggttagACCGTGACAACTGATTTCGCatgattttgatttttgaacAAATAGTATATTTTATTAAAAGGATTAAAAGTGCATTTTTTTTTACGAGCAATATTTGTAGTTGCGAGACGGAACGCAGCGCAGCCGAGCGAATGCAAAATTGCGAGTAAAAATAGGCACTTTCAGTCCGTATGATATATtctattgtattgtattttttctccaagtcaaaattaaaataaatttagtTTTATTCAAACATCGTTAATAATTTGGTAATAAATTTGAACACCTATTAATTATAACAGCGATAGCAATTAGTTTGTTCTACTGAGTTTGTAAGAGAcaatgt is a window of Harmonia axyridis chromosome 2, icHarAxyr1.1, whole genome shotgun sequence DNA encoding:
- the LOC123672915 gene encoding uncharacterized protein LOC123672915, producing the protein MVDLQPVVQSCGYNVCRGCSFTNIEFNQKISNEVEARQFLIAHGVLSCHALCEKCGSRVSADFDRNQFICSKVILVPRRGRANCDTSRSVFSGTFCGHMHLDLEKICFLVNIFLSNHEDLMEEAMFELKLSSPTVLDWFSFCRKVVADYVERHSQCIGGVGKIVEIDETTLERRIDNRESVLTEQWVCGGIERGVRGECKAFFVPVENRTPETLIGIVKRYVLPGTTIMTDCWKGYDSLEDFGYRHLTVNRSKNFVNPRTGAHTQTIQRLWVEVRRHVSSAGFRQEELSDYLADFIFRRMIPCYGRRRHAFWKAAATLYPPEHPLA